The genomic interval CATAGGATTAAACATAGAgatgaaccaggctatgaggggtggccagtcctcttctggctgtgtcgggtggagattataacagaatatggccaagatgttcaaatgttcatagatgaccaacagggtcaaataataataatcacagtagttgtaaagggtgcaacaggtcagcacctcaggagtaaatgtcagttggcttttcatagccgatcattcagagtatctctaccgctcctgctgtctctagagagttgaaaacagcaggtctgggacaggtagcatggttccatagccgcaggcagaacagttgaaactggagcagcagcacggccaggtggactggggacagcaaggagtcatcaggccaggtagtcctgaggccctagggcccaggtcctccgagaaagagagaaaaagagagagtgaattagagagagcatacttaaattcacacaggacacaggataagacaggagaaatactccggatataacagactgaccctagccccccgacacataaactattggagcataaatactggaggctgagataggaggggtcgggagacactgtggccccgaccgacgatacccccagacagggccaaacaggcaggatataaccccaaccactttgccaaagcacagcccccacaccactcgAGGGATTtctccaaccaccaacttaccatcctgagacgagGCCGAGTATCGCTCACAAAGATCACCCCCACGGCATAACCCAAGgggagaatttatagcacggcttttgatgatccttggttggggtctaagcagattatttgttgcgattgcaaacgtaataaaatggttgtCCGATactccaggattatgaggaaaaacattcaaATCCACAAATTTATTCCacaggacaaaactaggtccagagtatgactgtggtagtgagtaggtccggagatatttcggacaaaacccactgagtcgatgaaggctccgaaagccttttggagtgggtctgtggacttttccatgtaaatattaaagtcaccaaaaatgtgaatattatctgccatgactacaaggtccgataggaattcagggaactcagtgaggaacgctgtatattgccctggaggcctgtaaacagtagctataaaacgtgattgagtaggctgcatagatttcatgacaagaagctcaaaagacaaaacacagtgtttttttgttggtaaattgaaatttgctatcgtcaatgttagcaacacctctgcctttgcgggatgcgcgggggatatggtcactagtataaccaggaggtgaggcctcatttaacacagtaaattcatcaggcttaagccatgtttcagtcaggccaatcacatcaagattatgatcagtgattagttcattgactgtaactgccttggaagtgagggatctaacattaagtagccctattttgagatgtgagatatcacaatctctttcaataatggcaggaatggaggaggtctttattccagtgagattgctaaagcgaacaccgccatgtttagttttgcctaACCTAgattgaggcacagacacggtctcaatggagatagctgagctgactacactgactgtgctagtggcaggctccactaagctggcaggctggctaacagcctgctgcctgtcctgcaccctatctcattgtggagctaggggagttagagccctgtctatgttcgtagataagatgagagcactccTCCAgttaggatggagtccgtcactcctgaacaggccaggcttggtcctgtttgtggatgagtcccagaaagagggccaattatctacaaattctatcttggTTGGGGCacaaaacagttttcaaccagcgattgagttgtgagactctgctgtagagctcatcactccccctaactgggtgggggccagagacaattactcgatgccgacacatctttctagctgatttacacgctgaagctatgttgcgcttggttacctctgactgtttcatcctaacattgttggtgccgacgtggattacaatatccctatactctctacacccgcccgttttagctttagccagcaccatcttcagattagccttaatgtcggtagccctgccccctggtaaacagtgtatgatcgctggatgattcgttttaagtctaataatggagtcgccaatgacttgagttttcaatttgtcagagctaatggtgggaggcttcggcgtctcagaccccggaGGAGTAGAGAACAGAGAAGGcttggcctctgactccgacccgTTGCTTAATGGGGAGCGACACCGGTGGAGAACCGGAGAACCGgctgaaagtttctgtcggctgagtGAGCGACACCGGTGGAGCATTCCTACactacagcatttccttccagaagccatgagaaaattgtccggctgcggggccTGTGCGAGTGGATTTAAACTATTATCTGTGCTTACCCTTACCTAACGATtgtgtctgaagctgggcttgcagcacagctatcctcgccataaggtgatcattctcctgtatattatgaggacattgactgcaattagaaggcatcatgttaatgttactacttaacttcggctggtggaggtcctgacgaaccacgcCCAGATAAAGCGTTCGGGGTGAAAAAGTTGAgcgagggaaaaactaaaaacagGCCCGACCCCAGtaatctgcgtgaagaggaggcagagaaagagaggccggaggGCAGGTTGCCTTCTGGGGAGTCAGAGACGATCAAATAAACCCCCACTCCCCTCAATTCTGCttgcaaacatgcaatctttggacaataaaatggacgagttattgggaagattaaactaccaacgggacattaaaaactgtaacatcttatgcttcacggagtcgtggctgaatgacgacaatatcaacatacagctggctggttatacgatgtaccggcaggatagaacagcggcgtctggtaagacaaggggcggcggtctatgtatttttataaacaacagctggtgcacgaaatctaaggaagtcttgagctattgctcgcctgaggtagagtatctcatgataagctttaTTCCTTGTAGTTGTTTActtaccaccacagtcagaggctggcattAAGATTGCATTGAATGAGgtgtattccgccataagaaaacaagaaaacactcacccagaggccgcgttcctagtagccggggactttaatgcagggaaacttaaatcagttttaccaaatttctatcagcatgccAAATGTGCAACCTGAGGGAAAAGagctctggaccacctttactccacacacagagacgcatacaaagctctccctctccttccatttggcaaatctgaccatattgccatcctcctgattcctgcttacaagcaaacattaaagcaggaagcaccagtgactagatcaataaaaaagtggtcagattaaTCATATGctgagctacaggactgttttgctagcacagactggaataggtTCTGGGATTCcttcaatggcattgaggagtacaccacatatgtcattggcttcatcaataagtgtatcgatgacatcgtccccacagtgacccgtacgtacataccccaaccagaagccatggattacaggcagcatccgcactgagctaaaggctagagctgccactttcaggGAGCGGGACtttaacctggaagcttataagaaatcccgctctgcccttcgacgaaccatcaaacaggcaaagcgtcaataaagGACTAAGATCAAgctgtactacaccggctctaatgcttgtcggatgtggcaaggcCTGTAAACCatgacagactacaaagggaagcacagccgagagcttccCAGTGGCACAAGCCTACGGACTAGCTAAACTACTTCtaagctcgcttcgaggcaaataacactgaaacagacatgagagcaccagctgtaccggaagactgtgtgatcacgcactccgcagccgatgtgagtaaaacctttagacaggtcaacattcacaaggccgcagggccagacggattaccaggacgtgtactgcgagcatgcgctgaccaactagcaagtgtcttcactgacattttcaaccactccctgtccgagtctgtaataccaacatgttttaagcagaccaccatagtgcctgtgcccaagaacactaaggtaacctgcctaaatgactaccaacccgtagcactcacgtctgtatccATGAAGTGCCTtgtaaggctggtcatggctcacatcaacaccatcatcccagaaaccctagacacactccaatttgcataccgccccaacagatccacagatgatgcagtctctattgcactccacactgccctttcccacctggacaaaaggaacacctatgtgagaatgctattcattgacagcgttcaacaccactgtgccctcaaagctcatcaataagctaaggaccctgggactaaacacctccctctgcaactggatcctggacttcctgacatgccgctcccaggtggtaaaggtaggtaacaacacatgtgccacgctgatcctcaacacaggggcccctcaggggagcccctcctgtactccctgttcactcatgactgcacgaccatgcacgactccaacaccatcattagatTTGCCGATGacccaacagtggtaggcctgatcaccgacaacaacgagacagcctatagggaggaggtcagagacctggcagtgtggtgccaggacaacagcctctccgtcaatgtgatcaaaacaaaggagatgattgtggactacaggaaaaagaggaccgagcatgccccccttctcatcgacagggctgcagtggagcaggttgagagcttcaggttccttgatgtccacatcaccaacaaactaacatggtataAGCACACCATGATAGtcatgaagcgggcacgacaaaacctattccccctcaggagactgaaaagatttggcatgggtcctcagatcctcaaaaggttctacagctgcaccatcgagagcatcctaactggttgcatcactgcctggtatggcaactgctcggcctctgaccacaaggcactacagagggtagtgcgaacagcccagtacatcactggggccaagcttcctgccatccaggacctttataccaggcggtatcagagaaaggccctaaaaattgtcaaagactccagccaccctagtcatagactgttctccctgctaccacacggcaagcggtaccggagcgccaagtctaggtccaaaggacttctaaacagcttctacccccaagccataagactcctgaacatctagtcaaatggctaccaagACTATTCGCATTgcccccaccaccacaccactgtcactctctgttgtcatctatgcgtagccactttaattaactctacctacatgtccatactacctcaactaaccagtgctgccgcacattgactctgtataccggcacccccctgtatatattgttactttttactgctgctctttaattacttgttacttttatctcttattctttatCTCTCTTAttctgccttggaagtgagggatctaactttaagtagccctattttgagatgtgagatatcacaatctctttcaataatggcaggaatggaggaggtctttattccagtgagattgttaaggcgaacaccgccatgttaagTTTTGCCTAACCTAgattgaggcacagacacggtctcaatggggatagctgagctgattacactgactgtgctagtggcagactccactaagttggcaggctggctaacaccCTCCACTAAGTTGGCAGGctcctgcaccctatctcattgtggagctaggggagttagagccctgtctatgttcgtaccGGCATCCGGGAAAGGAAAGTCGCCATCAGTAATTCCAAGCTTCCTTAAGAATGCTACATGTCTTTCCAGGGAGTTTGTACGCAGTACGTGACAATGCACACATCTTTCAGAGAAATACTATAACCGCATGACTTGGGGTTGATCTCCACCCCGGACCCAGCTTGACTCGGCATCTTGGTCGTTCTCTTAGCCATCTTACTCATTGCACCAGCAAATTGAAGAATAACTAATTCTTCGTGATTAGAATGATTATGAGTACAAGTACAAAATTCAGCACACAACGTCCAGGGGGTGAGCACACTCTACCACTCCGGGAAAGTTTAAGTTGGCGCAATGTGAAACACTTTTCCAATTATTTGTTTTAGTGGCGTGAATAGTTCCTTTTCACACCGAGGTGAATAGCGGAATAATTGAAGGAATGAATCCGAGCCTGACgcttatcacctgtggaaggcgggACTTCCAGCGGGATTGTATATCCTTCAACCGAAGTTGCGAGAGTGCGTCTCCCCCATAgtacacaacatgaccaaaagtatgtggacacctgctcgtcgaacatctcattacatggcattaatatggagttggtgccACATTTGCTGATATAAccacctccactcttctgggaaggttttccactaggttTTGGAACATtgatcgggcactgatgttgggcgattaggcctggctcacagtcgccattccaattcatcccaaaggtgtttgatggggttttggtcagggctctgtgcaggacagtcaagttgtgcaggccagtctcaacaaaccatttctgtatggacctcgctttcggcacgggggcattgtcatgctgaaagaggaaagggccttccccaaactcttgccacaaagttgatagcacagaatcgtctagaatgtcatcgtATGCTGTAAGGTTAAGAATAGTTTATCTATCAACAGCAATTAGAGCTGCAAAAGCAAGCAATGACATTAAAAATCACAGATAAATCTAACATGCATTGAAGTAAGAAGCAAAGACCTAAAGTAACTATACATTACATACAAAAATATGTCAAACAACCAGGCTTCCATGAGGGAAAACCAATGAATTATTCATTTCTGGCATGGCGGCCAGGGCCATGAAGGTTGTAACTTACCATTTATAAGAGCTGCAGCCTCCTCGATGATGTGCTGAACATCATGAGAAGTTTCTGATTCCATTCTCCTTCCTGGCAAAATGTTGTTGTCAGTTCCCTCTCAAATGCCAGCTGAACAAGCTGTGTCTGTGTTCACTGAATACGTTCTTTATGATGGAGAAGGAATTTTACACATTGCTGTAAATGCCCCCACATGTTATTCCATGTGCAGTACCAATAGTGCTGTCTGCATTACTGACAAAGGCCCGCAATATCTCTGAAGAACACTGAGTGTGGTACATTTGTTTTGTTGCTGGCTGTGGTTGCGATTTCACTTTACAAGAATGTGCAAGCCACAATAAACTCCTCTTCCACTGTTTCAGTTTTGGTTAGATCCAACAATGGCTCGACCATGTTCACATCCAAACAGTTTGGGTTCTCAGGATCCATGGCACATAGAGCTTCCCACCAGTTGACTATTTCCTTCGCTAAATCGTGATGACATTTCCCCCAGCACTTCATCTAAAGTGCTCAAAAACAGTCAtttacactccctctcttctctatcaTGCTGATCCAGTGTTCTTTTAACTACATACTCTTGCAGAGTTTTACTCGTGAGGCTCTGTCGTTTGCTTGGAGCTGGTGTGCTTGTGCCTCCTGGCATGCCTCCCAAGGATTTGTCAGCACACTCATACATACTGCGGAGAAGTTTGACACCGGTGTGCAGATCAATAGCTTCATACTGCAGTAACTTGTTAGGAAGGTCGAGGAGCCCCAGAATTTTGTGAGTCAACTTAAAAAACTCGGCTCTGTCGCTGCTTTCAATAAGCCTGTGGCCTCAAGTCTCACATCTGTGCCATATGCGCGAGTAGATTTGATTTCACCCAGCGTCTCTGTGATATTGTCACTTGATTTCAAAATGACTGACACCGTGGCCAGTCTATCTCTGATCAAGAAGTCTTTTACATTCTTTCTCAGTGTATTGTGCAGCTATCGTGGGTTTCCTAAAGAAATTGTACTGGGAGCTACACTCATTGAAAAAGTCTTGAGTAAGTGTCAAAACAAACCTGTACTGGCTCCTCATCACCGAGGTAGTGAGGTGCTAGTGGCTGGAGTAACAGAGGTGCAGGTGCTTGTTGTGATCATACTCTCGTGCTGCTGGTGCTAGGCCATGGCTCTTCTTGATCTTGTTGGTCAGCAGGCAACACGTGGGGAAGGGTGGGTATTGCATTGGCTGCTAGGCTCCTCAATCTCTGTGGTCGGGCTAGCAGGCTGCTAGGTGAGCTCAGCATCGGTCTCGACATGGTGTTCCTCAGTTTTTTATTGCTCTTGGCAGTGCCCAGCTATTTTCGGATACCCATGCTGATCAAagcttagccaactagctataatTATTCATTGCGCCACTACCAAAACTACCACTaccaattgtttttaataacctgcccagggactgcggttgaaaattagccggctggctaaaaccggcacttttactgaaacttTGATTactgtgcactgtccctgtaaaaataaactcaatCTCAATGACGCTGTctgtgagaagaaaaaaaaaatgaggagggacatgtcaaaatgcagatTTTCTGAGTTTTCCATGTGGGCTTTTAAAAGCTAAATATTGGTGCAGAATTTCTACTTCAATTATCTAAGTGGACCGACCCTTCAAGTAAGCTGTATCCACGGGGAATGGTCACTGGATCCTTCAGTATTTTTACATtgtttaattgaacctttatttagctaggcaagtcagttaagaacaaattcttatttacaatgacgggctaccggggaacagtgggttaactgccttgttcaggggcagaaagacagatttttaccttttcagcctgggattcgatccagcaaccttttggttactggcccaatactcTAGAGCTCTAACCTGCCACCCCAGTAGATCCAGATAGATTGAAAAACGGATCAAGTCTATGGCCTCTGCCATGTTGATACACAAACTCACAGTCTGAGCAGCGGAGTGTCAGTATAAGTTATAACTGTTTGTTCTGAGGAGTAGGAGTGGTTTCCACTGAGCTCACTGAGCTCACCTGTATACTGTCAAAGGTCACTTCCTGGTTTTGTGAAACCTAACCATGAGGACAGAAAGTAACTGCGTTGGGTTATACAGTAAATAAATGACTCCTGAGGCATCATCCAGCAAGAAATGTGTtgttctgctttctctctctcgatgCAAACTGGTCAAGGGAAGCAGACAGAAACAAGTTGCAGTCTGCTGAAGCTGCAGCAGTAGCGGTGAATCACCTCTGTGGTAATGATTAATCATTGGAATTCAGGGCCAGCTTGAACACAATAGATGTGAAAGTGGAAGGGAGTCACTGATGCTATGTTTCGCATTGAGCAAAGAGGAGGACAGCATATCCTCTCCAGGGTAAACTAGAATAGCTGCTAGAAGATGACTCAGCATTCAGGCAGCTTGCAGGTGAGCATGTTTTTCCTGTTTTAAAGTCTCTCTTCTTCTCAAGGCAAATGTGTCAGCTTAATGTATCTAGATGTACAGTAGCATATGGTTTCTGTTAGGACATTTCTAAACAATGTTATTATTTGACACAGAAAATATATTACACAGCAAATATAGGATATGTCATGCCAGTTTCTAAATGCCAGCTTGTTTGTATAATGCCTAGGTCTGGTTTTGACTGGCATTATATCCAACAACCTTACCACCTGCAATCATGTGCCTCATAATTCAGGGATGTCTTATCCGGGCTGAGTATTTTGCTGATTATAGTGCTCAACGTACTGCACACATTTTTACAATGTCGTTTTATCATAAAATATGCTGAACTCTCAGACGATATTCATATATTGAAGTTCTCAACCCGCTCTGTTCTCAACCCGCTCTATTGTTCAATACGTGCTGTTTCAAAACCTGAAGGGTAGCTAGTCCTGATGCCTCTAATATGCTTAGTTGGCCTTTTATGCTATCTTAAAGAATGAAAAATAGAACAAATCTCTAATGGCAAAATATGTAAAAGATATGCTCTCTTTCTTCCACAGACTTGAATGGTACAGAGATGAATGCTTTGTGCACAATTCTTGCGGCCCTCACCATGATCTCTTGTGAGTTGGGGGACAATTCCGGACAGTACTCCTATGCCTCAGAGGCAGCCAACTTTGCCATTGACTTCCATAATCGCATGGACAAATATGCTTTTGCGTACAAGGTCGTCGACATTCTATCTGCCACGCCACAGGTCTGTAGACTGCACACTTGCACACCACTTGCAGTAAAATATTGTTTGTTTTATAATAGTTATAAATTCTTCAGAACTAACTGAACTGAAAAAAATACTTAATCACTAATTGAACTAAAATTGTAATTATGTCCTCGGATTTGGCACTAGACTTGAATGAGAATATTTAAAGTACACACGTAGATTAACGTATTCACCTTATGTAAATATTTCTGTTGACTTTTAGATTTACCCTCCTGCTCGGGTGAAGTACACCATGACAGTCAAAGTGGGAGAGACTGTGTGTAAGAACGAAGCCAATGTAAACTTGGCTGATTGCAGCCTGCAGAATTCACTGGATCTCAACGTAATGTATAATTTACCTGCTAAATCACCATTCACCTTGAAGTAAATAGTtagcctacagtatatattaataCGATTACCTGAGCTCTGATCATATACACAGTATTCGCCAGTTTCCCAGACcaagattaaacctagtcctggactaaaaagcactttcagTGGAAATTCTACTTTGAGCATGCTTTTTGGTCCAGGAATAAGCTCATCCGGGCCAAGGAAACTGGCCCTAAAATATTCAAGTATCTGatgatgtctgtctctctcttttcagacTATGATCTGCCATTTTGTCGTGCTTGAGGTCCCACATTCTGCCTTTCCAACTCCAAGCTACCTTCTGGTGGACCAGTGTAATTGACATGGACTTTGAATTTAAGTTTGTCAAAGCATTCTGGAATGAACTAACCCTGCTGCTGCATCACCACCATACATCTACAATTCTTTAAAAGCATTTTATTGTCAACACAAACACAATATTTGAAGCTTGACATTTAAACTTTGATTCACAGTCTTTGAACTCCTTTAGTACGTTTTACCTGTTATACATCTCCAATAATCCCATGGCCACCACAGTCAAGTTCTACTGATTAATTAAGAGGTTAATACATTACTTTAAAAAGGGAGTTTTGGTGTTGTTTTTTActtgatttaatttatttttaatttgtcATATTTCTTAGTAGTAGGAACACATTGGTATACTTTATTTCCCCATGGTTTTAAAAAGTGCCTttgatgtaggcctataaatgttcACATTTAGAATAGCAGAGAAACTATTACACATACTACACGATTACACAATACACATAGCTTGCATGCCCTATATACAGAAAAGCCATTCTTCATTACCATGTAAGTCTACCTTTATGAGCACTGGAAGCAACACTTGTCAATGTGTTTGAACGTTGTCTTGCTTCCCTTTGTTTACTTTGGATGACTAAGCCATAAAGGCTGCCAGCCTGCCACACAGGTCAGCGCAGGAAGGGGAGAGACCAAACACAGGTGCACTTCTTCCACCGCTGTAAGGAACATCAGATATAAGAGACATGAGGTCATCTTCGGCAATGTTCTCTCAGAGTGTTCTTTCTGTCACAGACGTGTTAAATTCTCATGCAGTCATTACCCAAGTTGTGTATGTATAAGAAAGGGCACTGAGCCCTAGACTACATCATTTCAGTAGAGGTGTTCTTTTAGAATGAGGGGTGCTGTAGCTCTGCTGGTGTTGCTGGTCTGTCTTGGACATGGgctcagggagagagtggagggttcAGAGATAATTACATTACTCAACAGTGTCACAGGGAAGGGGGCGATAGCAGGGTGCAAGAGGTTCAATGCTTGATGATCTGAGCGCCCCCCTGAGTTGATGAGTACAATTTCAGTAGATCACTATTGGGCTGGTAGATCAGACAGGAACTTTGGGGCAAGGTCATTTAGTGCTTTGAATGTGGTTCATATTGCCTTATTGGGGATTCAGGACTTGGACAAGGAGTCAGTAAAGCTTAAAGACGCAAAGATGATTTGGTCAAATTCGTAGTGAGTCAACACCCTTGATGCTGTGTTCTGAAAATATTAGGAATTTTGCTCAGGCTTTTGGAAGTGAAAAGGGTATTGCTATAGTAAAGTTTGGAAAATGCTAATTTGATGTAGGCCTACTTCGCCCACTAATCCGGAGAGAAGGTACATTTTTATTGTCACACAGAAGATAGatacagtggtggaaaaggtacccaattgtcatacttctgtaaaagtaaagataccttaatagaaaatgactcaagtaaaagtgaaagtcacccagtaaaatactatttgagtaaaagtcgaaaagtatttggttttaaatatacttaagtatcaagattaaaagtaaaagtataaataatttcaaattgcttatattaaacaaaccagatgACACaatgttcatgttttttttttgccgATAGCCAGGGACACATTCCACCACTCAGATATAaattacaaatgaagcatttgtgtttagtgagtccgccagattagaagcagtagagatgaccaggaatattctcttgataagtgtgtgaattggacctttttcctgtcctgctaagcattcaaaatgtaacaagtacttttgagtgtcagggaaaatgtatggagtaaaaagtacattgttttctttaggaatgtagtgaagtaaaattaaaagttgtcaaacatattaatagtaaagtacagatacccaccaaaacgacttaagtagtactttgaagtatttttatttaagtatTTCCCACcactggataggtgcagtgaaatgtgttgttttaaggGGTCAAataaaaaatcgaatcaaactttatttgtcacatgcgccgaatacaacaagtgtagagcttaccgtgaaatgcttacttacaagcggttaactaacagtgcagttcaagaagagttaagaaaatatttaccaaataaactaaagtaaaaaataataaaacaataacgaggctatatacagggggta from Salvelinus alpinus chromosome 2, SLU_Salpinus.1, whole genome shotgun sequence carries:
- the LOC139566484 gene encoding uncharacterized protein isoform X2; the encoded protein is MSSLSYSPPAKEEDVYWTETDVLVKKEKEEEAVTVKTFFEELTMKEEEEAFRMKEEEENEEDTVVGVKEEGEMTVSLKEEEKGDKEETGDLNTNLNGTEMNALCTILAALTMISCELGDNSGQYSYASEAANFAIDFHNRMDKYAFAYKVVDILSATPQIYPPARVKYTMTVKVGETVCKNEANVNLADCSLQNSLDLNTMICHFVVLEVPHSAFPTPSYLLVDQCN